Genomic segment of Chitinophaga varians:
TGAGCCGATTTGGGCCATTGGCACGGGGCTGACTGCCAGCGCTGCGCAGGCGCAGGACATGCATGCCTTCATCCGTTCCCAGATTGCCAATAAATTTGGCCGTGAAGCAGCGCTTCATTTAACCATTCTGTATGGCGGCAGTGCCAAACCTGGCAATGCAGCTGAACTCTTTGCCAATCCTGATGTGGACGGCGGCCTGATTGGCGGCGCTTCCCTGGTGGCAAGTGATTTCGCCGCCATCATCCAACACCTGGGTTAGTATTTTTTAGCAAAATAAAAATGGAGCAGGGATAGGCCGAGAGGCTTATCCCTGCTTTGTTTGGTGGTATTGGAAGATCTGGCTGCGTATTTTTTTAGTATAAAATGCTAAAAAAATTAGTATTTCAGAAAAAAGATAGTATATTTGTATTGTCATTCTAACAGTCAGTGTTAAAATATCAGGTTATGAATACGAATTATGAAACTTCGGAAGCGTTATTTGATTATTTGCTGGTAGTGAATCCGGATGTTGTGGTATCAAAAGATGTAAACCGTATACGGCAATTTATCGCCACTTCTCTGGAGGATGCTGCGAGCATTACGTCTCCGGTATACATCCCTTTATTCAGGTCCGAGTTTCCGGCGCGTTTTGAAAATGACTTTATTGACATGGTGGAAGAAGTGGCCAAGCGTCAGTCAGGTTTTGCGATCTATACGTCGCGACTGGAGGCGGTAAGGCATGCAGACGGGCGGCAGAGCATCTGTGTGAACGTTGCCAATCCCAAACCGTTGGTAGAGCTGCACAAAAGCATTATGCAGTGTTTTGATCTGAAGCCGCAGGCATTCAAGCCGGGCATGACGATCGCGCGCGGGCTGGATGAAACTGCCATTGGCAAAGTACTGCCGGCTTTAACGCAGCGGTTGTTTGTGCGGAGTTTTAACTGCCATTGTTTTACCCTGTTGAAACGGCCGGTAACCGGTGGTAAATACCAGCGTGTGAGAGATATTGTGTTTGGGGACATTGAGCATATGACAGGATCTTTGTTCAATTATGCTGCTTAGCAGATTGGACTTTTTATATATCATTGTCTGAATCGGGAAGAGCCGGATTGGAGATGCATTGGATGAAAATTGAACGGACTGTATCATGAATACCCATAACGGTAAGGCTTTCAGCCTATTATTTTGTGACCCCTGTTTCTTCAATTTTCATCTGTAGTTTGTTTCCCTCAAGTTAACCATTCTCAGTCTTTCCTTAAATGTGTGGCTGCTGTCATGGCATGTTCCGGAGGCACCGGTGAAGGGTGAACATCATCGAATCTGCTTTGGAGAATTGGATGTCCTGCTGCCGGACAAATCTATTTCAGCGCCCCGGGATTAATCGTTACATTCGTTCGACCATACAACCTATATGGCCAATGGATCATACTGTTCCGTATTCATCCTGATTCAGACATTTTTGAGATAACCATTGACGTTATGACAACCAAATCAATCGTACACAAAGAGATCATCGTGAAAGGCCGGGTGCAGGGCGTGGGTTACCGGGCTAATGCGAAACATATGGCGGACTTGCTGGGAGTGCAGGGGCAGATCAGAAACATGCCCGATAAAGCTGTATGGATTTTAGCAGAAGCAGAAGAACCGGTAATGGAGCAATTTCTGTCCTGGTGCCGTAAAGGGCCGGCCATGGCTAAAGTAACAGAAATGGAGATCAGTGTGGGGCCTGTACAGCATGTTTCCGGGTTTACTATTCTCCACTAATGTAGTAGTCGTTATTCACTCAATCGCAATTCGCAATTCACAATTTGTAATTCGTAATTCGTAATTCGTAATTCGTAATTCGTAATTCGTAATTCGTAATTCGTATTGGGGTTACTATCCTTCTATATATACCTGGTTAAATAACAGGTTCTGGTGTTCCTTTCCTATGCCTGGACTACCGCTTTACCCTATTGGGCGGTAGTCCTGAAATAAAGAAAAGCGCAAAGAATACGACGGGCCGCTGACGCAACTCCAGCCGTATCATTCTTTGCGCTTTTTCATGATGATGAAGAACGATTGTTTTCCTTATATGGGACGATTAATCTTCGACGCTGATATTAAGATTGCCGGGTTCGGCCTGCCGGATATAGGTCCGTTTGTTTTGCAGGTATTGACCATATTTTTCAGCAACATTGTCGGGTTGTTTGGTACCGTTGATATACAGGCCGTTTCCATTTTTTTCGATGGTGAAGGAATGCTGGCTGTCAATCAGTTTATCATCCGCCATTTTGCTGATCAGTTCGTGATATTTTTTAGAGGAAGTATTGGCCTTTTCGCGGGCAACGTCAGCTCTTTCACGGGCTCTGTCGGCCTGCTGCCGGGCTTTGTCCGCTTCACGGAACATCATGTCCCGTTGTTCGTCCATGTGTTTGCGCATCTGCATTTGTCTGGAAACAGAAGAGTCGCGCATCACCTGCATTTGTTTGAACACTAAAGAAGAGTCGCGCATTACCTGCATTCGCTGCTTGTTAGCTGCGAGCGCTTTTTCACGTGTATAGTGCATTTCCTTCAGTTGATGTGCTCTGTCAGCTTCCATTTTTTTGCGGTTGCTTTCCCATTCCTTGCGGAATTTTTCGCTTTGTTTTCTGAATTCCTTACTGTTCGATTTCCATTCTTCGTTATTGAAATCGAATTTGAAATTCATACTGTTTTTTATGTCCTGCTGCATCTGTGACCAGTCGATGTTTTTCAGCGCTTCTCTGGCGGCTTCCTGAGCAGCCTGTGATTCTTCTGCGATGGCTTTCCAGTCGATTTTGTCTGTTGCGGCCTGTGCTTCTGCCTGGATTTTTTTGATATCTACTTCTTTCAGGCGCTGCATTGCTTTTTCGACAGATTGTTGTGCTTCATCCAATTTTTTCCTGGCGGCTTCCGCTCTGCGTGAATAACGTTCCGGTGTGGAATCGGACAGTGGGCCCATAGGAGCCATCGGAGCCATCGGAGCCATTGGTGGCATCGGAGGCAATGGAGGTACCGGTGTTGAAGGGGAGTATGATACCCGTCCTTTGCTATTCATTACAATAACATTTTTAGGTGTTTGTATGTTGGCGGGGATGGGCGTCTCCGGGGCATCCGGTGGTGTGGGTGGTGTAGGAGCATCTGGGATTACCGTTGCTGCCGGAGCATCTGGTACCACTACCGGCTCCGGGGCCGCTGGTGATGGCGGAGTAGGTGGCATTGGCTGCTCGGGAATGGTATCCGTAGTGGTAGCGCTTTTCAGGTGTTTGTCACTTGCATCTTTCCCTTTGGCAGGGTTGAGCCATGCGATAGACACCAGGGCGGTAGCAATGATGAGGACTGCTAATAATTTTTGACTATAGTTAAGATGTTTTGTTTTCATCTCCATAATTCTTTTGATGCGGTGAAACAGATGTTGTTTGTCATCTGCAGCAGCCATGGCCATCGGGTTGGAAGTTAACCGGTACGTTTCCAGCGCCATCAGGGCTTTGGCATAATGCAGTGGTTGGACGGTGCCCGCGATCACGAGATCGTCGCAACAGTGTTCCCTTTCCTGGCGGATGATACGGGAAATCAGCCATACGAAAGGATTGAAGAAGAGGATCGTCTCTACAATGGATTGGAAGATATTCAACAGATAATCATTGCGTTTGACGTGTGCCAGTTCATGCAGCAAAATGGCTTCCA
This window contains:
- a CDS encoding 2'-5' RNA ligase family protein, coding for MNTNYETSEALFDYLLVVNPDVVVSKDVNRIRQFIATSLEDAASITSPVYIPLFRSEFPARFENDFIDMVEEVAKRQSGFAIYTSRLEAVRHADGRQSICVNVANPKPLVELHKSIMQCFDLKPQAFKPGMTIARGLDETAIGKVLPALTQRLFVRSFNCHCFTLLKRPVTGGKYQRVRDIVFGDIEHMTGSLFNYAA
- a CDS encoding M56 family metallopeptidase, which gives rise to MNLLPITGDLVRALGWSILHALWQSFFVYACLRVVLKLWPMASARIKYNLSFFALSGIFTWFLITFYQQWHTISAARQLLVQYHPAGAADMAVPALQPVAAYAGQQEMVALFPSLELCFPILVTLYLAGMLLMTIKFTSDLVQLHHIRTTMVEPMGEAWEKHLRRLMGQLKLSRPVKLLVSRYVQVPVMLGFLKPVVLLPIAMVNNLSEEQLEAILLHELAHVKRNDYLLNIFQSIVETILFFNPFVWLISRIIRQEREHCCDDLVIAGTVQPLHYAKALMALETYRLTSNPMAMAAADDKQHLFHRIKRIMEMKTKHLNYSQKLLAVLIIATALVSIAWLNPAKGKDASDKHLKSATTTDTIPEQPMPPTPPSPAAPEPVVVPDAPAATVIPDAPTPPTPPDAPETPIPANIQTPKNVIVMNSKGRVSYSPSTPVPPLPPMPPMAPMAPMAPMGPLSDSTPERYSRRAEAARKKLDEAQQSVEKAMQRLKEVDIKKIQAEAQAATDKIDWKAIAEESQAAQEAAREALKNIDWSQMQQDIKNSMNFKFDFNNEEWKSNSKEFRKQSEKFRKEWESNRKKMEADRAHQLKEMHYTREKALAANKQRMQVMRDSSLVFKQMQVMRDSSVSRQMQMRKHMDEQRDMMFREADKARQQADRARERADVAREKANTSSKKYHELISKMADDKLIDSQHSFTIEKNGNGLYINGTKQPDNVAEKYGQYLQNKRTYIRQAEPGNLNISVED
- a CDS encoding acylphosphatase, which encodes MTTKSIVHKEIIVKGRVQGVGYRANAKHMADLLGVQGQIRNMPDKAVWILAEAEEPVMEQFLSWCRKGPAMAKVTEMEISVGPVQHVSGFTILH